The following nucleotide sequence is from Pelagibaculum spongiae.
GTTTGATGATACTGCTGGTGAAGAAAAGCTCAGTATTACTGCTCAGTTTGACTACGAAACCAAAGTCAAAAACAACATGAAATTAGAAGTTGCTAAAGAAACGGAGTTCAAGCTTACCGATAAAGTTGCTGGTAAATGTGAAGCGGCTGTTACTTTGGAATTTGAAGACACTTATGATGCTAAGTACGCAGCAGCGGTTTCTCTTGAATGTAAAGATGCTTATACGCTGGAAGCCAAAGAAGTAGCGGTTACTGGCAAAAGTGAAATTGCTTTTGATGTCGGCGGTTCTAAGTTTGCAATGAGCTCTTCAGATATAAAGATGGAATCTGGTCCTGCCAAGATTGAGATGGGATCGTCGGGTATCAAAATGGAATGTGCTGGTGCTAAATTCGAGCTTGGATCTTCTGGGTTTAAACTGGTATTTGGAAGCACTAAGATTGCAGGCACTGCTACAAATATTGATATTTTAAGCCCTGTTAAATTGAACATGAAGGGAACATTAGCATCGCTTGAAGCTAACGGAATGCTTAAAATTAAAGGTGCTTTAGTTAAAATGGAGTCAGCTGGACCTCTAATGTGTAAAGGCATGCCAATAATGCTCAACTAGAAAGCTTGTAATAAATAGAATATCTCATTGCCAGGGAAGGTAATTTAGAGAATTGGAAATAGGTAAGACCGCTAACACCAGATGATTGGTAGGGCAATTTTAGGAAGCTGTCTTGACGAGCGTCAAATGATATGCAGAATAGAGGTCAAGAGCTTGATCACAAGCCAGATAAAAAGAAAGGCCCGTTGAGGAAACGGACCCAAAATGTCTCTTGCTGCGAGACCTAATCTAACAAAAAAACGCTTTATCGCCCTGATATGCATCAGGGTCTACTTCTTTTGGTAATAGATGTAAATACTAAAGTAATACTTCCATACAGGGAGACACCAAAAGTTGAAGGTTGTGAATAAAATATAAGAATGTTTCTTGAAAAGTAGATCTGGAATGGATTTGCTGAATTGCGGACAAAAAAAAGGTCCGTTGAGGAAACGGACCCAAAATGTCTCTTGCTGCAGGACGTACTTTACCCCTTTCCCTATTTGTCACCCTGACTTGAATCATATTACCTCTTTGTGGGTAGGGTTGTTTGTTACCTTTTGATTCGCATCAAGTTCTATCTATCCCAATTTCTGGTTGAAATAATTCATTTATCGGTCACTATTGGCTGTTAATGTAAGCAAATAGCTTGCTTGGCTGATTCAGCCAGTTATCAAATAAGAATAAAAACAAGGGATAACCATGAATTATAAGGCAGTCAAACTTTCTAGCTTGCTACTGGGGCTTGCACTCGCTGCTTGCAGTGATAGTAATGCACCTGCTGAAACTCCAACTCCTGGAGATGACCAAGCCCAGCAACCAACAGAGCAGAGCTTTTTGGTGATCGGAGATATGGGAACTGGCGACATTAAACAGCTACGAGTTGCGGCAGCTATGGAGCAAGTTTGTGGTAGCCAAGGTTGTGACTTTGTTATTGCCACCGGCGACAATATTTATGAAACCGGGGTTAAAAGCGTCGACGATGCTCAGTTTCAAAGCAAGTTTGAAACGCCTTATGAAAACTTTTCTATTCCGTTCTTTCTGACTTTGGGTAACCACGACAATACTTCTCTGATTCCAGGTGTTTCAACCAGTAACCAGCGCGGAGACTTTCAGGTTCTATACGCTGCCAGTGATGAAGCGATTAAGAATGGCCGTTGGAAAATGCCAGCACGCTATTACCAAGTATCACTTCCTTATAAAGGGCGTCAGCAACAGATCTATTCAGATCCGTTGATTGACCTGTTCTCGATCGATTCATCGCCGCTGACTGGCGTGATGCGAGATCTTGATCCAGATTACCAGCCAAGAACCTATAAAAAAGTAATGCAGCAGTGGATGGACGCCGCTTTAGAGCAAAGTCAGGCGCGTTGGAAATTTGCTTTTGCTCATCATCCTTATTTGTCTAATGGCAAGCATGGTAACGCTGGACATTATGATGTTTTCTCCGGTACCAATAATATTTTCCCATATGAATCAGGCTGGATTTACAAGAAGTTCCTTGAAGAGACGGTATGTCGTAATCAAGGCAACCAGAGGGGTGTGAATGTTTATTTCTCCGGGCATGACCACGACTTGCAATGGCTGAAGTCAGTCGAGCCATGTAGCGACACTCAATTAATTCATTCAGGCGCTGCCGGCAAAGCTCGACCATTTAAAGATGCGCAGCGTAATGAAGTTTATTGGCAGAAAGATTTAACGCTGGGTTTTTATCATATCAAGGCGACGAATGATCAGTTGCAGGTGAAGGCTTATACTCTCGACCCAGAAGTTGAAAATGCGCAACCACAATTAGCTTGTGAAGGTGTGATTAATCATCCAACTCTTACCGGTGCCGGACAGGATGCTGTGATCGTAGACTGCACCAGTGAAGCTGCTTCGATTTAGGTTGCTTCACAAGCTAGGGTAAACTGCCAATACTAGAGGCGATGCTGATTAATTTCAGTGTCGCCTTTTTTATTACTTGGGAGTTGTATTGTGACCATGCACTGGAAACAATTACTCAGTGAAACGCGTGTTGGCGGTAGCAAAGAAGCAGAAACAGGCCGTAGTCAATTTCATAAAGATGTAGATCGAATTATTTTTTGCGATGCATTTCGCCGCTTAGCCCATAAAACCCAAGTACATACGCTGACAGAAAATGATCATGTGCATACTCGCCTTACTCATAGTTTGGAAGTTGCTAGTTTGGGCAGAAGCATGGGCAGCCGAGTGGGGCATTTATTACAGCAACAGCTCCCTCAAAATATAACTCCAGATAGCTTAGGAGCAATTGTACAAGCTGCAGGCCTCGCGCATGACATTGGCAATCCGCCATTTGGCCATGCTGGAGAAAATAGTATTCGCCGATGGTTTGCTTCGTCTGAAGCAGAAACTTTTCTCGAACCTCTGACCGCCGAACAGGTGAAAGATTTAACCACTTTTGAAGGCAATGCCAGCGGCTTTCGTCAACTAGTGCGGGTTGAGCAATACCTCGATCAGGGCGGTATTCGCTTAACCGCAGCAACCTTAGGTGCTTCAATAAAATATCCATGGTGCAGCAATCAATCTTTAGCCAAAGGTAAATTCTCTATTTATCAGGATGAAATTGAAATTGCCCGTTTGCTCGCAAGTGACCTTGGACTAATTAAAGAATCAAATGATCAATGGGCTCGGCATCCATTAAGCTTTTTAATGGAAGCGGCGGATGACATTGGTTACGCAGTGATGGATTTAGAAGATGCAGTGGAGCTGGGTTTACTGCAATTTGAAGAACTGTTGCCATTGTTTGAAGATTTATTAGGAAAACAAGTTTACCAATATATAAAAAAAGATTTTTCCCAGCGTCGCCAATTAGCATTAATGCGAGGCCAAGCAATGGAATTAATGGTTAATGAAATATGCGACAGCTTTGTTGCTAAAGCCCCTCAATTATTAGCCGGTGAAATTAATCGTCCGCTGATTCATCAACAGAGCCAGAATCCGGCATCGAAAATGGTGCTGAAAATGAAACAACTGGGTAAAGAAAAAGTCTATCTAGATAGTGGTGCAACTGCGGCGGTGTCTACGGCAGATCGAGTATTGCCGCAATTATTACAGCCATTGATTAGTGCAGTTTACCGGGACTGGCAAAACCAACCACTCACCAATGAAGATCATCAGTGGCTATCCTACCTTGATGAATCTGTCGGCCTAGCAGAGCTCTCACTTTACCAGCGCTACCTGCGGGTAATGGACTTTGTTGGTGGTTCCACTGACCGGTTTGTTTGTAATTTGGCGAGTAAAATCTGAAGAGATTCCAAAGTGATTAGAATGAGAGGTTCGATGCTCTGAGTAAATTTTTTTGTCGTTGCAGTTGACATATTATGTCTGGAGATCCATTCTCTAGCCATCGACATAATATGTCGCAAGCAAAATATTCACTCAGGAGATTCAACCATGTCCATTTTCTCTAAAATTGTGACTGCAATTCGTGGCGGTGCCCGTGAAGCTGGCGAAGCAGTGGTCGACTCCCAGGCAACCCGTATTTTCGAGCAAGAAATCAAGGATGCAGAGCATCACTTGAAAAAAGCCCGTGAAGAGCTGACTGGAGTAATGGCAGAGCAAATGAAGCTAGAGCGGCAAAAATCCACTTTGAAAGCTGATATCAACGAGCATGAAGGCTTTGTAGAAAAGGCGCTGCAACAAGGTGACGAATCTTTAGCGATGGAAGTTGCCGAAAAAATTGCCGTGATGGAAAACGAAGTTTCTGAGAAAGATGTTATTTTGGAAAATTGTGTTGCGCAAATTGCACGTTTGAAAAAACTAATTTCGCAAGGTGAAAAACAAATGGCAGAACATCGCCGTCAGTTATCGATGGTCAAGACTACGGAAAGTGTGCAAAAGGCGACCTCGGCGATCAGCGATAGTTTTATTAATTCAAGCTCCAAGCTGAATAATGCTAAAGAAAGCTTGGATCGAATTAAGAATCGCCAGCAACGCTATGATGATAAGTTAAAAGCTGCCGAAGAATTACAGTCTGAAATGAATGGCGATGATCTGAAAGACCGTTTGCGTAAGTCAGGCATTACAGGCGAAGCCAAACCAAATG
It contains:
- a CDS encoding PspA/IM30 family protein; the protein is MSIFSKIVTAIRGGAREAGEAVVDSQATRIFEQEIKDAEHHLKKAREELTGVMAEQMKLERQKSTLKADINEHEGFVEKALQQGDESLAMEVAEKIAVMENEVSEKDVILENCVAQIARLKKLISQGEKQMAEHRRQLSMVKTTESVQKATSAISDSFINSSSKLNNAKESLDRIKNRQQRYDDKLKAAEELQSEMNGDDLKDRLRKSGITGEAKPNANAVLERLKKKQGQ
- a CDS encoding deoxyguanosinetriphosphate triphosphohydrolase, with the protein product MHWKQLLSETRVGGSKEAETGRSQFHKDVDRIIFCDAFRRLAHKTQVHTLTENDHVHTRLTHSLEVASLGRSMGSRVGHLLQQQLPQNITPDSLGAIVQAAGLAHDIGNPPFGHAGENSIRRWFASSEAETFLEPLTAEQVKDLTTFEGNASGFRQLVRVEQYLDQGGIRLTAATLGASIKYPWCSNQSLAKGKFSIYQDEIEIARLLASDLGLIKESNDQWARHPLSFLMEAADDIGYAVMDLEDAVELGLLQFEELLPLFEDLLGKQVYQYIKKDFSQRRQLALMRGQAMELMVNEICDSFVAKAPQLLAGEINRPLIHQQSQNPASKMVLKMKQLGKEKVYLDSGATAAVSTADRVLPQLLQPLISAVYRDWQNQPLTNEDHQWLSYLDESVGLAELSLYQRYLRVMDFVGGSTDRFVCNLASKI
- a CDS encoding metallophosphoesterase; the encoded protein is MNYKAVKLSSLLLGLALAACSDSNAPAETPTPGDDQAQQPTEQSFLVIGDMGTGDIKQLRVAAAMEQVCGSQGCDFVIATGDNIYETGVKSVDDAQFQSKFETPYENFSIPFFLTLGNHDNTSLIPGVSTSNQRGDFQVLYAASDEAIKNGRWKMPARYYQVSLPYKGRQQQIYSDPLIDLFSIDSSPLTGVMRDLDPDYQPRTYKKVMQQWMDAALEQSQARWKFAFAHHPYLSNGKHGNAGHYDVFSGTNNIFPYESGWIYKKFLEETVCRNQGNQRGVNVYFSGHDHDLQWLKSVEPCSDTQLIHSGAAGKARPFKDAQRNEVYWQKDLTLGFYHIKATNDQLQVKAYTLDPEVENAQPQLACEGVINHPTLTGAGQDAVIVDCTSEAASI